In Paraburkholderia youngii, the genomic stretch ACCTTCGACGTGGTGGACTCCGTGTTCGCCACGGTCGAGGTGTACGGGCAGACCGTCCTGTACGAGCACGGCGTAGGCGTCGCAGTGACCGAGGCGTCGATGAAGGCGCACAAGATCAAGCGCAGCGAGCAGCAGGGCAAGTACATCACGTTCTTCCGCATGGGCGACAAGCACAACGTCTGCTCGTTCAACAGCGGGCAGTACGTGGTCAACGGTGCCTTCTTCGGCAGCGACAACGAGGGCATCGAGTTCAGCTCCATCGCTGGCTTCTCGTCGGTCCCTGCGCAGTGGATGGGCTTCCACACGCCGCGTGACGACTCACGCTTCACGCTGTACGACACCTTCACGATCCAACTCGGACACATCAACTAATGAGCACAAAGCGCGGCCTGCTCCTCCTCGCGGAGGAGTGTGGCGAGGTAACGAAGGAAGCGATTCGCTTCGCACTCCGTAAGACAAGGAAGCGCGGACGCCTCACCGATGAGGCCGCGCAAGTAGCTGCTCTGATCGACGCACTCATCGACGACGGCGCAATCGACAAAGAACGCTTTCTCGCTGCCTATCGCGGCGAGCTTCAACGGTACAAGGAGATCATCAATGGCTAAGGTTATCGGCATCATGGGGCTGGCTGGCGCTGGCAAAGACACAGCAGCTCAGATGCTTCAGCGTGGGCTCGTCGCAGCCGGTGCTAAGCACGTCGTCATCGGCGGATTCGCGGACTACCTCCGCAACATCAGCAAGGCCGTGGGCCTCGACCCGTTCAACCGCCAGCTCAAGGAAGTGCCGCACATCATCGGCGACTTCCAAGACCGCGTGTGGGCAGCTACCGAGGAAGCCTTCTGTCGCCTGCTCAACGAGCGCGACCGCAGCGCGCTGTGGGCCTACCTGTTCGACGACCTCGACGCTCGCTTCCTGCGTGATGCCGACGCCACCTACCCGTACTACGAGATCAGCCCGCGCCAGTTCATGCAGGCACTCGGCACGGCGGGCCGCAAGATTCGCGACACGTTCTGGATAGAGCTGGCGCAGCGCAAGTGGGCAACGCTCCCCGGCGTCGTGCTCGTCACGGACTGCCGCTTCGAGAACGAAGCAGCCATCGCAGACCAAATCATCCTCGTCCGCCGACCGGACGCCCCGCCTGTCGCTGAGCACGTCAGCGAGCAGTTCTGCGCGGCGCTGACCGAAGGCGCAGTGACGATCCCCGGCATGGAAGTGATCGACAACGACGGCTCGCTCGACGACCTCGAACTGGAAGTCTGCACCGTCGCGACCTCGTACGCCGTTCTTTTTGCATCCGCATTCTAAGGAGTCCTACCGTATGGCACGTTACCTCGTTCACAAAGCAGTCGAGTTCAGCTCCCTCTCCGCAGCCTGCAAGAAGCGCATCGGCGCACAGTCGATCAGCGACCTCGCTGGCAAGTACGACCTCCAGTACAAGTACGACGGCTGCAATACCATCGTCAAGCTGCTGAACCTCCAGCACTTCGAGATTTACAGCCGCACTGGCGAGCGCGTGAAGTCGATGGATCACGTGGGCCTGCGCCTGCTGAACCTGTTCCGCTCGGCGCTGCAACGCGGTCATCAGTTCGCTGTGCTCGGTGAAGCGTGGGCGCGAGGCGTGCCGCAACGCCGTGCGTCGGGCTGGTTCCGCAAGCACGAGCCGGTGCCGCAGCTCCAGCTCGCTGTGTTCGATCTGATCGACTTGGGCGACTTCGAGGCTGGCGTGAGCCTGCATCCGTTCGAGCGCCGGTACGAGACGCTGAGCGTTCACACCCGTGGCTTCAACGAGAGCGACACGGTGTTCCTGTGCCCGCTGTTCCACGCCGGAACGTACGGCGATCCGATGGAAGTGGCGGACAAGCTGTGCGCCGAGGGCGACAAGCGCGCATTCGACGGCGCGATCCTCCGCGATCCGAAGGCAGTGTGGAAGGCTGGCTCGGGCGCTGACGGCG encodes the following:
- a CDS encoding deoxynucleotide monophosphate kinase family protein gives rise to the protein MAKVIGIMGLAGAGKDTAAQMLQRGLVAAGAKHVVIGGFADYLRNISKAVGLDPFNRQLKEVPHIIGDFQDRVWAATEEAFCRLLNERDRSALWAYLFDDLDARFLRDADATYPYYEISPRQFMQALGTAGRKIRDTFWIELAQRKWATLPGVVLVTDCRFENEAAIADQIILVRRPDAPPVAEHVSEQFCAALTEGAVTIPGMEVIDNDGSLDDLELEVCTVATSYAVLFASAF
- a CDS encoding ATP-dependent DNA ligase; this translates as MARYLVHKAVEFSSLSAACKKRIGAQSISDLAGKYDLQYKYDGCNTIVKLLNLQHFEIYSRTGERVKSMDHVGLRLLNLFRSALQRGHQFAVLGEAWARGVPQRRASGWFRKHEPVPQLQLAVFDLIDLGDFEAGVSLHPFERRYETLSVHTRGFNESDTVFLCPLFHAGTYGDPMEVADKLCAEGDKRAFDGAILRDPKAVWKAGSGADGAIIKAKPRLTFDLKIVGVEEGEGKYKGTTGKVVLQFADGTEVKAAGGTDLERRDMWDNTAQYAGRIGEVACLERLPSGELREPVFKGVRHDKVDAD